The following proteins come from a genomic window of Flavobacterium crocinum:
- a CDS encoding tetratricopeptide repeat protein, producing MNKQILLFFTVFIFSKCFSQKLESNREKIESAKTELKEANKIFSACIVNSDLKICVDELVKNATNEYRKYSIGGMLYEIDTDKSFKLHEEAYLANDNDINFVLEYAIELHRKEKYAEASKLYEKYSENSPKDIKAYAWLSDCYINTGEIEKSILNWKKTNHSENHIAIDNAMFIIYGKTTQIKTRSDLRFEIEKGETSNFYPLIFLDKNWESDWWNTHTQEYFLNEDLKLAQTKLGEANPDFKTIKAYLKIKELERLGQSEEIKKVLVDNKIILNNNPIPAFGEFSSDLLRITFINQFLNENDFYKNRGNELLELAKKTKDKELLNIYAFLQASVNGTVNPEIDKLGWKEFKDERFARSYFSAKANDLRYDDIELNEALKDFPNSSYLFWLKAKCAKMENKPVRQDLIELIKREFKTFGTDQNKYSYRLKSYMGTLEVEKV from the coding sequence ATGAATAAGCAAATTTTACTTTTTTTTACAGTTTTTATCTTCTCAAAATGCTTTTCGCAAAAATTAGAATCAAATAGAGAAAAAATTGAAAGCGCAAAAACTGAATTAAAAGAGGCAAATAAAATTTTTAGTGCTTGTATTGTAAATTCTGATTTAAAAATATGTGTAGACGAATTAGTAAAAAATGCTACAAATGAATATAGAAAATATAGCATTGGCGGAATGCTTTATGAAATCGATACAGACAAATCTTTTAAACTTCACGAAGAAGCCTATTTAGCCAATGACAATGATATAAATTTTGTTTTAGAATATGCAATTGAACTTCACAGAAAAGAAAAATATGCCGAAGCTTCAAAACTTTATGAAAAATATTCTGAAAATTCTCCAAAAGACATCAAAGCATATGCGTGGTTAAGTGATTGCTACATCAATACCGGAGAAATAGAGAAATCAATTCTAAATTGGAAAAAAACAAACCATTCCGAAAACCATATAGCAATTGACAATGCAATGTTCATTATTTATGGAAAAACTACACAAATTAAAACCCGAAGTGATTTAAGATTTGAAATTGAAAAAGGGGAAACTTCAAATTTTTATCCTTTAATATTCTTAGATAAAAACTGGGAATCAGATTGGTGGAATACGCATACCCAAGAATATTTCTTAAATGAAGATCTAAAATTAGCGCAAACAAAATTGGGAGAAGCAAATCCAGATTTTAAAACTATAAAAGCGTATTTAAAGATAAAAGAGCTTGAAAGATTAGGACAATCAGAAGAAATTAAAAAGGTTCTGGTTGACAATAAAATTATTTTAAACAATAATCCAATACCGGCTTTTGGTGAGTTCTCATCTGATTTATTGCGTATTACGTTTATTAATCAATTTTTAAATGAAAATGATTTTTACAAGAACCGAGGAAATGAGCTATTAGAACTTGCTAAAAAAACAAAAGATAAAGAGCTGCTAAACATTTATGCTTTTCTGCAAGCGTCAGTTAACGGAACTGTAAATCCTGAAATTGACAAATTAGGATGGAAAGAATTTAAAGATGAGCGATTTGCAAGAAGCTATTTTTCTGCTAAAGCAAATGATTTAAGATATGATGATATTGAATTAAATGAAGCCTTAAAGGATTTCCCAAACTCATCCTATTTATTTTGGCTGAAAGCAAAATGCGCAAAAATGGAAAACAAACCTGTAAGACAAGATTTGATAGAACTGATAAAAAGAGAATTCAAAACGTTTGGAACAGATCAAAACAAATATAGCTATAGACTTAAATCTTATATGGGCACTTTAGAGGTTGAAAAAGTATAA